The following are from one region of the bacterium genome:
- a CDS encoding glycogen debranching protein, with product MGLIELAEQKAIEVLERNLTPIGLKAAVERYPHIWARDSMITFLGATAAEPAKFQKPFRLTLETLANHRSELGQIPNLVDIASNQENFGDAGTIDSTLWFIIGLNRYYEIYQDRTLISKIFPVLEQALLWLQYQDVNCCGLLESGEASDWADLFANRGNVLYVNVLYYRSLMVAAELMKVLKKKPNKNYRKLADEVKYKLNLLFWIDRSVDRFEEVKKLSCQRFYVYEKLATELFRRPYYLPYISFREYADRCDTLGNCLAILFNIADKEQAVQILDYFSQVGVNLPYPVKAVYPSVVPGSQDWREYYRNNNLNLPNQYHNGGIWPFIGGFYIAALVKAGRKEQAATQLAKLAELNKKGIRSEWEFTEWAHGITGEPMGARWQAWSAGMYLYAFHHVKSG from the coding sequence ATGGGTTTGATTGAACTAGCGGAACAAAAAGCAATTGAAGTGCTCGAGCGAAACCTAACGCCAATCGGGCTAAAAGCAGCGGTTGAGAGGTATCCGCATATCTGGGCGCGGGATAGTATGATCACGTTTCTCGGGGCAACGGCAGCGGAACCAGCGAAATTCCAGAAACCGTTCCGGTTAACCTTGGAAACATTAGCGAACCATCGTTCGGAATTAGGGCAAATCCCGAATCTTGTAGATATCGCCTCGAATCAAGAAAACTTTGGTGATGCGGGTACTATTGATAGCACCCTCTGGTTTATTATCGGATTAAATCGGTATTATGAAATATATCAAGACCGAACGTTGATAAGCAAAATATTTCCGGTTCTTGAACAAGCGCTACTCTGGTTGCAGTATCAGGACGTAAACTGTTGCGGATTGCTGGAATCCGGTGAAGCTTCCGATTGGGCAGATTTATTTGCCAATCGCGGGAATGTACTCTATGTCAATGTTCTTTATTATCGGTCGTTAATGGTAGCAGCTGAATTAATGAAAGTACTTAAAAAGAAACCGAATAAAAATTATCGGAAACTAGCAGATGAGGTTAAATATAAATTGAATTTATTATTCTGGATTGACCGCAGTGTTGACCGTTTTGAAGAAGTAAAAAAACTTTCCTGCCAACGGTTTTATGTTTACGAGAAATTAGCAACTGAATTATTTCGGCGTCCATATTATTTACCATATATTTCGTTTCGGGAATATGCGGACCGCTGCGATACCTTAGGAAACTGTTTAGCGATTTTATTTAATATCGCCGATAAGGAGCAAGCGGTTCAAATTCTGGATTATTTTAGTCAGGTTGGAGTCAATTTACCATATCCGGTTAAAGCGGTATATCCATCGGTCGTTCCCGGATCTCAAGATTGGCGGGAATATTATCGGAATAATAATTTGAATTTACCGAACCAATATCATAATGGTGGCATCTGGCCATTTATCGGTGGGTTCTATATAGCAGCGTTAGTTAAAGCGGGTAGGAAAGAGCAAGCAGCAACGCAATTAGCAAAACTTGCGGAATTAAATAAAAAAGGGATTCGAAGTGAATGGGAGTTCACCGAATGGGCGCATGGGATTACTGGCGAACCGATGGGGGCGCGCTGGCAAGCATGGTCTGCGGGAATGTATCTTTATGCTTTTCACCATGTGAAAAGCGGTTAA
- a CDS encoding rod shape-determining protein: MLNFIYGLFSNDIGIDLGTANTLVYVRGQGIVLSEPSVVAIQRGNNLPLAVGAEAKRMLGRTPGDIVAIRPLKDGVIADFELTNVMLRHFITKVHNRKKFVRPRIVIGVPSGITEVEKRAVRDSAIQAGAREVYLIEEPMAAAIGAGLPVQEPAGNMIIDIGGGTTEVAVISLGGIVVSRSVRVAGDEMDDAIVQHIKRKYNLMIGERTAELIKIKIGSAVPQEEEHSIQIKGRDLVTGLPKVVDVTSQEVREALLEPITAIVEAVKTTLERTPPELSGDLMERGLVMAGGGSLLRGLDQLLSKETGLPVSLAPDPMTAVAIGTGKTLEELKYLQYVRYMTDKKRLR; the protein is encoded by the coding sequence ATGTTAAATTTTATTTACGGGCTATTTTCAAATGATATTGGCATAGATTTAGGTACTGCGAATACGTTGGTTTATGTTCGTGGACAAGGGATTGTTTTAAGTGAACCATCGGTGGTAGCGATTCAGCGTGGAAATAATCTACCGCTTGCGGTCGGCGCAGAAGCGAAACGGATGCTTGGTCGAACCCCAGGTGATATTGTCGCAATACGTCCGTTAAAAGACGGGGTGATTGCTGATTTCGAGTTAACCAATGTAATGTTACGGCATTTCATTACCAAAGTGCATAATCGGAAAAAGTTCGTTCGACCACGGATTGTTATCGGTGTTCCTTCCGGAATAACGGAAGTAGAAAAACGGGCGGTTCGCGATTCAGCGATTCAAGCTGGTGCACGAGAAGTGTATCTGATTGAAGAACCGATGGCAGCAGCGATTGGCGCTGGCTTACCAGTTCAGGAGCCCGCCGGAAATATGATTATTGATATTGGCGGTGGAACAACCGAAGTTGCGGTCATCAGTCTGGGAGGGATTGTAGTCAGTCGGTCGGTTCGGGTTGCTGGGGATGAAATGGATGACGCGATTGTGCAGCATATTAAACGGAAATATAATCTGATGATTGGAGAACGAACCGCAGAATTGATTAAAATCAAAATTGGGTCTGCGGTTCCCCAAGAGGAAGAACATTCTATCCAAATCAAAGGCCGAGATTTGGTAACCGGATTGCCGAAAGTCGTTGATGTAACTTCACAGGAAGTTCGCGAAGCATTACTCGAACCAATAACTGCAATTGTTGAAGCGGTAAAAACTACGCTTGAACGAACGCCTCCGGAATTATCCGGCGATTTAATGGAACGGGGATTGGTTATGGCTGGTGGCGGGTCTCTTTTACGCGGGCTTGACCAATTATTAAGCAAAGAAACTGGTTTGCCGGTATCGTTAGCACCGGACCCGATGACCGCCGTTGCGATTGGAACTGGCAAGACACTTGAAGAACTAAAATATCTCCAGTATGTCCGTTATATGACGGATAAGAAACGACTACGATAG
- a CDS encoding alkaline phosphatase family protein produces MKMTKSALIGFIFSIIFIALTYSFSFGSNTLYAILITSDGFRPDYVELYSPPNIKKLIAEGVRVKNVVGVFPWTTTTNMTSLVTGSYPRTTGIGHNSHYVKELDRIIGGPRDNQAETISETLKKSGISTGAVNHFMLENRGVDLYRSVGYDNSKGTTEAIIDLIKNYQIQFIAAIYGKTDSVGHTYGPFSPEMRNAVLEVDTELGKLIQFLKKEKRYDKTLIVISSDHGMSEFEKKQATLEPAEALRRAGFKVATNQREMKDDTELIVLAAGSRLIYLRKPLTPERLTLFETTLKNIEGVELWDTEKLRKEYHTGPRSGDYAVVPKPGYCISDAGSKGGLHGRPPEQHTILILRGPGIKKGVTIDHAENVDIVPTIEYFFGVQPAKTVDGKVIKDAFIKYRE; encoded by the coding sequence ATGAAAATGACGAAATCTGCTCTGATAGGTTTTATATTTTCAATAATATTCATAGCACTGACGTATTCATTCTCGTTTGGAAGTAATACGCTTTATGCAATTCTGATTACCAGTGATGGTTTTCGTCCGGATTATGTTGAACTGTATTCCCCGCCGAATATTAAAAAGCTTATCGCCGAAGGAGTGCGAGTTAAAAATGTAGTTGGTGTTTTTCCGTGGACAACAACCACCAATATGACTTCGTTGGTTACCGGTTCATATCCAAGAACAACCGGGATAGGTCATAATTCCCATTATGTGAAAGAACTCGATAGGATTATTGGCGGACCACGGGATAATCAAGCGGAAACGATTAGCGAAACCTTAAAAAAATCCGGAATTAGCACCGGGGCAGTCAATCATTTCATGTTAGAGAACCGTGGTGTCGATCTCTACCGTTCAGTAGGCTATGATAATAGTAAAGGAACCACGGAAGCGATTATCGATTTAATCAAGAATTATCAGATTCAGTTTATTGCTGCGATTTATGGGAAAACCGATAGTGTTGGTCATACCTATGGACCGTTCAGTCCGGAAATGCGGAATGCCGTTCTGGAAGTTGATACTGAACTAGGCAAACTCATCCAATTTTTAAAAAAAGAAAAACGCTATGATAAAACCCTGATTGTTATCAGTTCAGACCATGGGATGTCAGAATTCGAAAAGAAACAGGCGACACTCGAACCAGCAGAAGCATTACGACGAGCGGGATTTAAAGTTGCAACGAATCAACGTGAAATGAAAGATGATACTGAACTTATTGTGCTAGCTGCGGGGTCACGGTTAATTTATCTGCGGAAACCGTTAACTCCTGAACGGTTAACTTTATTTGAAACTACCCTGAAAAATATTGAAGGAGTCGAACTTTGGGATACCGAAAAACTTCGAAAAGAATATCATACCGGACCGCGTTCTGGCGATTATGCGGTAGTTCCGAAACCAGGATATTGTATTTCTGATGCGGGAAGTAAAGGTGGATTACATGGTCGTCCGCCTGAACAGCATACGATATTGATTCTCCGTGGGCCAGGGATAAAAAAGGGGGTAACAATTGACCATGCAGAAAACGTTGATATTGTGCCGACGATTGAATATTTCTTTGGCGTTCAACCAGCGAAAACGGTTGATGGAAAAGTAATTAAAGATGCATTTATTAAGTATCGCGAATAA
- a CDS encoding extracellular solute-binding protein: MKTVYLSSGNVQLDSLLGGGLIRSGIYLVLGQSGTGKTRLGLQFISPNKKVRTKNIFISFRETSQPEELFFLIHKKNDKTYTKFETIPIRKQSAKLLRGHLIQLIRSIRPERLVLDDMHLLSAYPCLVSLRSLAELINLCRNYAGVTLLTATENSEGINHPLVDLADGVILLRYHTQNDQILRKIMVLKHRGVSHELVGKSYTISTTGIVIADRPSVTEKPVMFVRETVHQPEKSIVVIPEMLYFDAEEERMVTRRIAEYNAQHPEMPVQILDRKIESVYDYNLLIEKFEKGETPCSLLPIDLYRLPQFAEQGLIHPLDRFFTPSVRELYLDVALQQCMYKGVIYAIPQYVNVGILVYRKDLLEKYHCQPPKTWKELVATAQLILENEADPTLYGFGFQGSQFENLSCNFLEFLWCNGGDVFDVSGKVIINSEAAIEALTFMTDLIYKYKLAPPDTPYLAESQTERLFLNRHLIYLRSWPRILSQANWTSSQVQNKVGFVPLPVGPRGKYSIPIIGEHGYIIPKQVQEPEKIWRFITEFLSPDAVVDFAIKGWTCPARKSAYTNSDVLLHRPYYSQMLELLPTGRARQQIPHYPVVTQLIKREVHLCLRREKSPKDALNTIAEELHKTIHRHMHTPPITRAIEYITLHLHEPLQRDTVANIVHVSPSHFSVLFKEVTGQTFTEYLTHTRIEHAKRLLGNPEYNIEQIAEKVGFNDESYFTMVFKKLTGVTPSRYRLNLQGMIASL; this comes from the coding sequence ATGAAAACAGTATATCTTTCTTCCGGCAACGTGCAGCTCGATAGCTTGCTTGGTGGAGGACTGATTCGTTCGGGTATCTATCTGGTTTTAGGACAGAGTGGAACGGGGAAAACCCGGCTGGGGTTACAATTTATCAGTCCGAATAAAAAAGTTCGAACTAAAAATATATTTATTTCATTTCGTGAAACGAGCCAGCCAGAAGAATTATTTTTTTTAATTCATAAAAAAAATGATAAGACCTATACTAAATTTGAAACGATTCCGATACGGAAACAAAGCGCTAAACTTTTACGAGGACACCTCATCCAACTCATTCGTTCAATCCGTCCGGAGCGGCTTGTGCTAGATGATATGCATCTTTTATCGGCATACCCCTGCTTGGTCTCATTGCGTAGTTTAGCCGAACTTATCAATTTATGTCGTAATTATGCGGGGGTAACCCTACTAACCGCAACCGAAAATAGTGAAGGAATAAATCATCCGTTAGTAGATTTAGCGGATGGAGTTATTCTCCTTCGGTATCATACGCAAAACGACCAGATATTAAGAAAAATTATGGTTTTGAAACATCGTGGGGTATCCCATGAATTGGTAGGGAAAAGTTATACGATTTCAACTACTGGGATTGTCATTGCTGATAGACCGAGCGTAACGGAGAAACCAGTGATGTTCGTTCGAGAAACGGTTCACCAACCCGAAAAGAGCATCGTGGTTATTCCGGAGATGCTGTATTTTGATGCGGAAGAAGAGCGGATGGTTACCCGGCGTATCGCTGAGTATAATGCGCAACATCCGGAAATGCCAGTTCAAATTTTAGATAGAAAAATTGAAAGTGTTTATGATTATAATCTGCTCATCGAGAAATTCGAAAAAGGCGAGACCCCGTGTAGCTTATTGCCGATTGATTTATATCGGTTACCGCAATTTGCGGAGCAGGGGTTGATTCATCCGTTAGACCGGTTTTTCACTCCCAGTGTTCGCGAACTTTATCTAGATGTTGCTTTACAGCAGTGTATGTATAAAGGTGTGATTTATGCTATTCCCCAATATGTTAATGTCGGAATATTAGTGTATCGGAAAGATTTATTGGAGAAATATCATTGTCAGCCACCGAAAACCTGGAAAGAATTGGTCGCCACCGCACAGCTCATCCTCGAGAACGAAGCCGACCCTACCCTATATGGGTTTGGATTTCAAGGGTCACAGTTTGAAAATTTATCCTGCAATTTTCTTGAATTTCTCTGGTGTAATGGTGGTGATGTATTCGATGTTTCTGGGAAAGTGATTATCAATAGTGAAGCAGCGATAGAAGCGTTAACCTTTATGACGGATTTAATTTATAAATATAAATTAGCACCGCCTGATACCCCCTATTTAGCGGAATCACAAACCGAACGATTATTTTTAAATCGGCATTTAATTTATTTACGCAGCTGGCCAAGAATATTATCACAAGCGAATTGGACTAGTTCGCAGGTGCAAAACAAAGTCGGATTTGTGCCTTTACCCGTAGGTCCGCGGGGAAAATACAGTATACCGATTATTGGTGAACATGGATATATCATTCCCAAACAGGTTCAGGAGCCGGAAAAAATCTGGCGGTTTATTACTGAATTTTTATCACCGGATGCGGTAGTTGATTTCGCTATTAAAGGATGGACATGTCCTGCGCGAAAATCAGCATATACGAACTCGGATGTATTATTGCATCGGCCATATTATAGCCAGATGCTGGAATTATTACCAACCGGTCGAGCGCGTCAACAGATACCGCATTATCCGGTAGTTACTCAGCTAATTAAACGTGAAGTTCATTTATGTTTACGGCGAGAAAAATCTCCGAAGGATGCGCTCAATACGATTGCAGAAGAATTGCATAAAACGATACACCGGCATATGCATACTCCGCCGATAACCCGAGCGATTGAATATATCACATTGCATTTACATGAACCTTTACAGCGGGATACGGTAGCGAATATCGTGCATGTATCGCCGAGCCATTTCAGTGTTTTGTTTAAAGAAGTTACCGGGCAAACCTTTACCGAATATTTGACCCATACCAGAATCGAACATGCTAAACGGCTACTCGGTAACCCCGAATATAATATTGAACAAATAGCGGAAAAAGTTGGGTTTAATGATGAAAGCTATTTTACCATGGTATTTAAGAAACTTACCGGAGTTACTCCTAGCCGGTATCGCCTTAATCTCCAAGGTATGATCGCATCGCTATAA
- the mreC gene encoding rod shape-determining protein MreC, with protein MLVFLRRHLSTIILLLLILLILLIIFWQPKWKQLPFFDRAYRTVQPMLTPIHKAVSKTLQYFQQELRYLARLKQLDRELNYIKKENAILRQQIRWYMSERQELNRLRKLLALKETLPYQTVAAEVIATSPSNYYFTITIDKGSQHGLKRNMVVLAADGVLGRILQVASNASKVLLISDQRSAVGAMIERTRARGIIDGIGKGQCKLTLEQTDIDVKLGDTVVTSGLGGVFPKDLVLGTITQIDRHPRSGWITAIFVTPTANVFRTEEVLVIVYPTFGELE; from the coding sequence ATGCTTGTATTTCTACGTCGGCATCTATCTACGATTATTCTTCTACTGCTCATTCTCCTCATTCTCCTGATTATTTTCTGGCAACCGAAATGGAAACAGTTACCGTTTTTCGATCGCGCATATCGCACAGTTCAACCGATGTTGACGCCGATACATAAAGCTGTAAGTAAAACGTTGCAATATTTCCAACAAGAGTTGCGCTATCTAGCACGATTGAAACAACTTGACCGCGAGCTTAACTATATAAAAAAAGAGAACGCAATTTTACGTCAGCAGATTCGATGGTATATGAGCGAACGACAAGAGTTGAATCGACTTCGGAAATTATTAGCCTTGAAAGAAACTCTCCCTTATCAAACGGTAGCCGCAGAAGTTATCGCTACTTCACCAAGCAATTACTATTTCACGATTACCATTGATAAAGGTAGCCAACATGGATTGAAACGGAATATGGTAGTACTCGCCGCAGACGGTGTTCTCGGTCGGATATTACAAGTTGCTTCTAATGCAAGTAAAGTTCTGCTCATTTCCGACCAGCGGTCAGCGGTAGGGGCAATGATAGAACGAACTCGAGCGCGTGGGATCATTGACGGGATTGGTAAAGGACAGTGTAAACTGACGTTAGAACAGACCGATATTGATGTTAAACTCGGGGATACCGTCGTTACTTCCGGATTAGGTGGCGTTTTCCCGAAAGATTTAGTGTTAGGAACGATAACGCAAATTGACCGACATCCACGCTCGGGCTGGATAACCGCTATTTTCGTTACACCAACAGCGAATGTCTTTCGAACTGAAGAA
- a CDS encoding bifunctional nuclease family protein: MVEMELYEIRIDESHWHQPQVILLKEKNGNRILPIVIGLFEAQSIYIKVKNIPTLRPYSHDLLANMLTQLGGRLERIVIDDLKAETFYAKLFIHTQQGTELMIDSRPSDAIALALRSSAPIYVNEEVLDQVASED, encoded by the coding sequence ATGGTAGAGATGGAACTCTATGAAATTCGGATTGATGAATCCCATTGGCATCAACCGCAAGTGATACTTTTGAAAGAAAAAAACGGGAACCGGATTTTGCCTATTGTCATCGGGTTGTTTGAAGCGCAATCGATCTATATTAAAGTAAAAAATATCCCTACGTTGCGTCCTTACTCGCATGATTTACTAGCAAATATGCTAACTCAACTTGGCGGTCGACTTGAACGGATTGTGATTGATGATTTGAAAGCTGAAACCTTTTATGCAAAATTGTTTATTCATACCCAACAAGGAACGGAGTTAATGATCGATTCGCGACCGAGTGATGCCATTGCATTAGCGTTGCGTAGTTCAGCGCCGATTTATGTTAATGAAGAAGTGCTTGACCAAGTTGCCTCAGAAGATTAA
- a CDS encoding Ig-like domain-containing protein yields the protein MKKLLFILVIIGLVISSAQVYAAGLSANRILNPGFDQDTWWGTGLVLAYRWNRFPADNQYNRTTTDACIGNGALFVQASPTLTYTGWSSALRVAVKPGATYTCSVWAKWDGCTTANGIQMNVIVHDDALPTNVVGTYIAIATTGSSGGNWVKLTGSVTIPSNGACAHIFLGTVGANTETWVIFDEVKMQTENDPNLLYNAGFEAYEVSGYPTYWRRNTSEPRASWTKDTFHSGTACTWIRQSTAAGYRMWYNAQGATRSLVAVEENKKYVYGGWMMWSNITAGAAGIGIHWFNGQDSTLNNDAVSTTGQSADLITPPNTSIIVTTTNVTWTYLIATATPPAGAKYARFILWNASTAIQPPDGEAISYYDDVVFKDLPPVIEVTPASANISLGKTQIFGATGGSQPYTWTSSDTTVGSIDANSGLFTALSLGTTIITATDNDGFTGTATVVVIATKAPLSNEPPSVMFQRMIPFGELYE from the coding sequence ATGAAAAAATTGTTATTTATTTTAGTTATCATAGGGTTAGTGATATCATCAGCTCAAGTTTATGCTGCTGGACTAAGTGCAAATCGCATTTTAAACCCTGGATTTGACCAGGATACCTGGTGGGGAACAGGTTTAGTTCTTGCGTATCGTTGGAACCGATTTCCTGCAGATAATCAATACAATCGTACCACGACCGATGCTTGTATCGGAAACGGCGCATTATTCGTTCAAGCATCACCGACGCTAACCTATACCGGATGGAGTTCAGCGTTACGGGTTGCGGTTAAACCCGGCGCAACGTATACTTGCAGTGTATGGGCGAAATGGGACGGATGTACGACCGCAAATGGAATCCAGATGAATGTTATTGTTCATGACGATGCGTTACCAACAAATGTTGTCGGAACCTATATAGCGATTGCTACCACAGGTTCATCCGGTGGTAATTGGGTTAAATTGACTGGTTCGGTTACGATACCGTCAAATGGTGCTTGTGCGCATATATTTCTTGGAACGGTTGGAGCGAATACTGAAACATGGGTGATTTTTGATGAAGTGAAAATGCAAACCGAGAATGACCCGAATCTATTATATAACGCTGGGTTTGAAGCCTATGAAGTCTCAGGATATCCCACCTATTGGCGAAGGAATACAAGTGAACCCCGTGCTTCGTGGACAAAAGATACATTCCATTCCGGAACTGCTTGTACCTGGATTCGCCAGAGTACCGCTGCAGGATATAGGATGTGGTACAACGCCCAAGGTGCTACTCGAAGTTTAGTAGCAGTTGAAGAAAACAAGAAATATGTATATGGCGGATGGATGATGTGGAGTAATATAACCGCTGGCGCTGCAGGGATAGGAATTCATTGGTTCAATGGACAGGACTCCACACTCAATAATGATGCGGTATCGACTACAGGTCAATCCGCTGACCTGATAACGCCGCCAAACACGTCGATAATCGTTACCACCACCAATGTAACCTGGACGTATTTAATTGCGACCGCAACACCGCCTGCTGGCGCGAAATATGCGCGGTTTATTCTCTGGAATGCGTCAACTGCAATTCAACCGCCCGATGGAGAAGCGATATCGTATTATGACGATGTCGTATTTAAAGATTTACCGCCGGTAATTGAGGTAACGCCAGCATCCGCTAATATTAGTCTTGGGAAAACGCAGATTTTCGGCGCTACTGGTGGAAGTCAACCATATACCTGGACAAGTAGCGATACGACCGTTGGGTCAATAGATGCAAATTCCGGGTTATTTACTGCATTATCACTGGGGACAACGATAATAACTGCTACAGATAACGATGGATTCACTGGGACAGCAACCGTAGTAGTTATCGCAACTAAAGCGCCGTTGTCGAATGAACCGCCATCAGTTATGTTTCAGCGGATGATACCGTTTGGTGAGTTGTATGAATAA